GTGGTCATTTCGTACAGAAGAAAACCTTTTAAGAAAGTCTCGTATGTGACATAAAAGTGAAAGTAAGATATGTAAACTATGCAATGAGATGGAGCTGTCGGTTACAATCAAGAAATTCGAGTGAAGAGGCAAGACAAACGCGAAAAAATTCAATTCGATTACGCAAACTTGTTGAAACGAAAGatcaaagagaaaagaaaggccCAACCTTGTCTCGTTTCacttgaataaattttgaaggCGCTAAATTCCATGGATCACTGAGATCGAAACTGGTTATCGACAATGGTCCTTCTGTGGTTCGCCACGAGAGCAAACGATCTGCCTCAGACGTAAGCACATCAATTATGCATTGTGCGATTCGACTTTACATCACGTGGTCTTTCGGTTTCTACGAATATACGCACACGAACGGGCTAAGCCGTTAAAGTGGGGAAGGCCCATGGATATGAATCCGGGTCGGAGGAGGATGGACCGATCCGGGGATACTGAAAAGGGAACGAGAGAACGAAAGAGTAGAGGCGCGCGCAGCGTCTCTTTCACTTTACACTACACACCGTCGTCACCGACACATCATCGTTACGTTCCTGAGAACCTTCCAGGCGACCTAACGCGATCACCGGCTGCTACGTCGATCGACGGCCGCTTGACCACTCGTGTTCTCCTTACGCGGTGCGCCGATGAGTTTCGCGTTGTTCAGCGCGCAGTCAGCAAGTTCGTCGTACTTCCCGCACAGGGAAAAGTGACACGCGGAAGTGCTCTTTGTGAACTCCGAAGGGACTTTGCTCGGGATCGGGTGGAgcaatcgatcgatcgatcggcgCGCCGATAACTCGCCCTTGAAAGGCCAAGGTCTTCATGAAGCTCTGGAGAACGTCGGTGCGCTTGACCGCGCGCTCCGAAGGATTTGCGGAATTGCGGGACACATTGCTCCGATATTGAACACGCCTCTACCTGTTTATTCGGATCACGAGGTAATAAGTGAGATCGAAGTAAGTCGCGAATGTTGCAGGGCTGCCAAATCTTTCATGTTCAAATCTGCTGCAACAcacgttttattatttgaacgataaaaGAATTATGATATAAGTACTTAATTGCGAAAGAGCGACCGcgaatcgatcgatcgatcgatcggcgAAGATGGGCAAAGTCCGACAGCGAATCAATCGCATGCTCGAGGAGATCGCGTGTCGTCGCAAATCGCTGACAATGAGTGATAATAAACTTGCGAAACACGTCACTGTCGCTGCGGCGATTCGAACGTTTATTAGCGACCGCAAATCTAATAAGACTATGCGTATGATTGATCCGGGTTAAACATGTAATTAATGTGTGGAGGCACGACGCTCAGcgtgattttaattaaaattcttgcCATTACAACGCGATATAACGCGATTTCTAGGCGACGCGCCTAGAATTTTGGAGCAGCTTTTCCTTGGAGTACTTTTGAATCAGGACAATCCGCGGTGGATACCAAGGCTTTCACCgtcataatttattaactcGTTTCGCTGATTATTCTACATTCCCTAGTTCAATTCCGGAATGTCTGTGTGCATGGTACGTGACGTTATATGCGGCTTTCAGCACGTGCTCGACACACGTTTCGGAGATACTTATCAAACATCACGATTTCGTTCCGATTTCttcagaatatatttaattatgcttGTCATGCACGACGTTCgacataatacaatatattataatattactttgcgatatttgtgtattttattttcttattatacatATGAATAACGTCTATGTAATTCTTATCTCcgtagttttttttataaatttctttaattcttcacAAAAGTGTTATTAATACATTTCGTTATCGTATCGCCTTATTGTAGGTCAAAGTTTTTTCTCGATATTATAATATCTCACACTAGAAAAAGCCGTCAGCAAAAACTGTTTAGTCGAGGCATTTTTAATGgcgatcaaatattttattttatgtaacgacaaattaaattgtttctgCAAAATtcatgcaaataaaaaaaaaatttttacattaactaaatagttttgttcgtaaattttaatcaaattatttgttgtcgTATAACAAAAGATTTTTTCTACACGActgtataattttcaaaaaatgtaaagactttcaaaaaataaaaatacttacttgacaatatttaaaattacgcCCGTGCTTCtgaaagttgtaaaaaattctactgcacaaagtaataataatacacCGTGCAAATGTGCGGCTTCAATGCGGCTGCATTTTTATATGCGAACTTATATTGAAAGAAGGGGCAAATTTTATCTTTCTGTTTTTGTTCGATACTTTATTCAAGATATCATTAATAAACATCGTGTTTGAttgttagataataataatctgGTGCGGGATAATAAGAGCTCTGCAAACTGCATACACAACAGCTCAAGCGACAAAACGTCGTATAATACAACGTTACATAAACGAATGATTTTGATTAGCAGGAGATAACTTTCAAGCATCACATgtcttatttttgtttgcaattgatattaggagtacaaattgaaaaccgccgttttttgtcaaaatttgaggattgattgttgaaaaatggttacatacttattcttgaaagtattgtccatcgctggccactattttctcccacctttcgggcagcatacgaatcccgcgttgaaaaaactgctcgtcttttgcggcgatccacgaatcgacccagtttttggcctcttcgtaataatggaagtgctgctcaggccatgcgccattgatcgaaACAAGTGGTAATccgaaggggcgatgtcaggagaatacggcggatgaggtaagacgtcccatttcaatgtttccagataggttttaacgacctgagcaacatgtggccgagcgttgtcgtgcagcaacatcactttttcgtgtctttgctcgtattgtggccgtttttcctgcaatgctcggctcaaacgcattagttgtgttcggtagcgagctcctgtaatggtttcacccggttgcaacagctcataataaatcacgccgagctggttccaccaaatacacagcatgagcttcgagccatggatgtttggcttggccgtcgatgttgatgcattgccgcggtagccccacgatttttttcgctttggattatcataatggatccacttttcatcgccggttacaatacgatgcagaaaactcttccgtttttgccgttggagcagctgttcgcacgcgaaaaaacgccgttcgacgtctctcggctttaattcgtatggcacccagtgtccatgcttttggatcattcccatggttttcaaacgatgtgaaatagcttgttgaatcacgcccaatgaatctgcaagctcctgttgcgtttgagatgaatcttcattcagtaatgtttccaattgtgcgtcttcaaactttttcacctgtccgggacgctccttgtcttctacgccaaaatcaccacttttgaagcgttggaaccattctcgacacgttctttcactaatggaagcctcaccataagtttttacaatcattcgacgcgcctcagccgcagattttttcgaattgaaggcaaaaagcaaaacttcccgcaaatgacgcttattgggcacaaatttcgacattttcgatcacaaaaaatatataacgccgataaaaattcacaactgcaatgataaggaattgttgccagatgcccaaccttacatttaaaatttttgatctaacgtttggcgccagcatttaccgcttaTTGCATAAAGCGCGATTAAACTAATTGAGTAATTAAATGAATCGTTAACGGTATTTCATGTGCGATTGATTAATCAACGATATTATTGTTTTACGTGGCGCCACATAACACTCCACATTATAGTACTTTACAGTTAGCGACTTTATTCTTggaagaaaaattttgatagaagttaataattttcgttaaaaagtttatttattcttgtgtgctggaaaaattctagaaaagcTACAGATTTGTATGTATatctaaaaaagtaaaaatgattaatagtTATTTTGAAAAGAAGGACAATgttgcatttttgtaaaataacttttataaattcaagCATGCATATCAAGGGGAAGACATTGTCTGCATTGTGGTATGATTGCACGTGTGCTTCGACCGTAACATTGGCCTAGAAAGTTACATTGCGGTCCATTCTTCCATTGTCTGTCAAAGAAAAGAGagtagtaaataataaatagggaCACAAAAGAGAATGAACGAAAGttgaaaaaggagaaaaattgatattttgtatgcAACGCTTTGATTGTACAAATAATAGCTTAAAAACGGAAAGAACTTGCTCGATTTCGTACTTACGCTACTTCGTAACCATAAGTCGTGTCAAGCGTATAAAAACTGGCTGTGAAATCAGGTTGAAAAGACTGTGATTAAGAAGAAACGACACCTgtctctaataattttttgatcgCTTATTCTAAAAGTTATGTACATGTATAACCAAATATTATATGATGTTCTTATGCATTGAAATtgcaatctttatttttatgcatttgttctttttatatgcaattttataagGTTGGCATTGAGACTTTTTCCGATtgaatttttcttcattttattaaatataacttttattctttattttgtaacgaacgataataaataattcactgatttttattataaatatataaacatctACAGTGAgtgtaaaaagtatttgtacAACACTTTTTAAAACCTTATTTTTAGGAAGTAAATATTGATTAGCAATTAATCAACAATGAGtacacatatgcatatataccATTTATTACGtacgttattaataaattgctaattaatgtttactttctgaaagtaatttaaaacaaattccCTGTACGAATACTTTTTACATCTATTGTATGTAATTTGTCCGTaacttttctattaatttttaaaattttaatgttgtcAATACATCATGAATTAATGTATCTGTCGCAATTACACTGCAAATAACGTAAAATTCTtagtgtattttaaaataaacataaataattgactttcttattatacatatgtatgaatAACATCTATGTAATTTTCATCTCcgtaattttctataaatttctttaattctttacaaGAGTTATTAATACATTTCGTTATCGCCTTATTGTAGGTCGAAGTTCTTTCTCGATATTATTTCACACGTCCGtcataatttattatctaaTCGTAAATAGCACTTCCTCTTATTTCTAAGCATAACTGGTTTACAGTCGCATGTCTGTCTAATTGAAAGTAGCACAAgagaatataacatttaattcaGATTATTACGGTTTCATAATAGCATTCCATTGGAGAAGTTTGTAAAGTGggccgttcttttttttttgcagattcAGAGTTTTGCGGATTGCACGATATTCTGCAAGAGAGTCCAATGCTCGCGGTGGTTAAAGAAAAACGATGACAGAATGTCGAGTGTGGAGGATAATTTTACTCGTTGTTATATGGAAAACGACCGCAAACGCAAACATGAACGTCGCGCAAATCTATTCACATGACGAAAACAGGAAACCGTTCGAGCCGAACAAATACATTTATTCCTGGACAGGGCCAAACGCGTTGGCCAGGTCGGCCTTGGTCGAGAGACAGGAAAGGCTGCAATATAATTGCGAGTTTGAAAGTAGCGAGGTCGATATCGCCGCGTTAAATCCAGAATCATTCAAGAATATTCTTGTGGATGATTTGCATGAATTGCTGTATTGCTATGTACCAAAGGTATTAAAATTCATCgggttttttttcttgtaatgaTTACTAAAATCGCGAAGCATTACGCGttttaagacaattttattttttaggtgGCGTGCACAAATTGGAAACGCGTACTGATGATCGCGACCGGAAAATGGACCGGTAACGATCCTTTAGAAATACCGGCCGATCAAGCTCATTCCCCCGGTACTTTTCAACGATTGAGCAATTACACTCTGCCGGAGATAGAGAAGAAATTAGCGACGTACGACAAGCTAATTGTCGTGCGACATCCTCTGGAAAGGCTTTTATCAGCCTATCGAAATAAATTAGAAACCAAACATGAGAAAAGTGCTAGATACTTCCAGAGCCGCTTCGGCAAAAAAATCGTCAAGGTaaagaaataaatctttttaaatatagtacAATTTCTGTATCGTTTTTGTTTGTAGTTCTTTAATCTTGATTTGTATATTATTCATCACACGATGTATTTACGGATCTAGCTCTCTAATCTCATTTTGGATATATTTGAGTATATTTAGGTCACTAAAACTAGTTTTAGATCACTTACTTTCGTTTCTATatctatttttagaaataatttttttaaaaacaatataagcTTGAAACTTAAAGACATTTATTCtttgatatttgaattttagtttaataCTGAATTTgagttttttacaaattttttcaaaacattaaaaaagatatttttgacattaaatTCGCAATCTGTACaggtgtataaaaaattttaataatgctaCGATTGAAATGCAACAATTatcagaaacaaaaaataaaagaaaattttaatttataaacaaagtttttgTACGAACTACaggttaaaaaattgattttcgcaaaaacaacaaaattttgaaaaagattcgATTTTTTGCTTTCCTTTTGAGAcatttactgaaaaaattaaaaaattacaatttttatttaattgcagaacgaaagaaaaaaaaatactataaatatatcctcaaaaattttgaactaatcaaattaaattaaatgattaacgtggcaataattttgaacaatgttattttgagaaaaatgtatttaaatattataaactgtTATACACATTGTATTTGTTGTTTAGATTAATAACAACTTTTGCAAATCTCTTTAATttgctctctttctttctctcgagattaaaactgttaaaaaatacttgaaaataaatcgattttttgaaacttaacagaaataaagaatcaataaacaattgtttaaatgaaatttcTTCTTCTGTTTATCGAATTATTTTAGTTCTATCGTTGAGTCATGCGCCTACGTATAAAAAGAAGATATTTGTTTGCTTAGATAACGTTAGATCAAAATTCTTATTTCTTCGGTGATTGGATGAAATTTAGAAGTACCGTATAATTGCGCACTTCTCTGAATATGATTATGATTAATTCTACGTGTTGTTCCACTTTTATCGTATTAACCGTTAATGGCAAGTTCCGTATGAAACGAATAGCCAAACATCGAAAACATCACATCACAAATAGAGGATTTAACTGCGCaacatttttatagaaatacagGCAAAACGCGACCGAGGAGTCTTTAAGAAATGGCGATGACGTGACGTTTCGCGAGTTCGTCGACTTTGTCACCGACGACACCGAGAATGGAACTCGGAACGAACATTGGAGACCAATATACGATTTATGCCAACCGTGCATAGTTAACTACAATCTCATAAGCAAGTACGAGAGCTTGGTCGAGGATGCCACGGAAGTTCTCGAACGGATAGGCGTCACATCTGTGAAGTAAGcgcacaaatttattaaattaataattttaatagacatcttgatatatttgtaaaatatttaattatatttaattacacagTTTTCCAGCCAGACCAGCAAGTAGCGAGCCGACATCGAGAAAACTGGATAGATACTATTCCACCCTGAGTTACAAACAGCTTCGTAAGCTGGTAGATCTGTACAAATTAGATTTAAGGCTGTTCGACTATTCGTTGGAAGATGTGCTGGGATTTTCCTTGGCATAAGGCGCTCATTAATATTAAGAAGCAGATTTACGTGTTATGACTAAACTGTCATATCACTCAAGTCTATGTAATATGACCTTGTGTATTAGGACAAATTATTGCATTTTGTAAATGCaataatgtaaatgttttaaaatccCAGAGTCGAACGGCAGACTTCTTTGTTGgacattatattttgtatagacACAGCCTCGTACTACCTCGTGTTACGCACACAACTGTCTTCTCAAATTAATGATATATCATTAAAacttacgtaaaaaaaattatatggcaTATTCTCAGCTTTGacattttaaaatgtgttttttattatGTCAAAGCA
The window above is part of the Solenopsis invicta isolate M01_SB chromosome 8, UNIL_Sinv_3.0, whole genome shotgun sequence genome. Proteins encoded here:
- the LOC105199868 gene encoding carbohydrate sulfotransferase 11, coding for MTECRVWRIILLVVIWKTTANANMNVAQIYSHDENRKPFEPNKYIYSWTGPNALARSALVERQERLQYNCEFESSEVDIAALNPESFKNILVDDLHELLYCYVPKVACTNWKRVLMIATGKWTGNDPLEIPADQAHSPGTFQRLSNYTLPEIEKKLATYDKLIVVRHPLERLLSAYRNKLETKHEKSARYFQSRFGKKIVKKYRQNATEESLRNGDDVTFREFVDFVTDDTENGTRNEHWRPIYDLCQPCIVNYNLISKYESLVEDATEVLERIGVTSVNFPARPASSEPTSRKLDRYYSTLSYKQLRKLVDLYKLDLRLFDYSLEDVLGFSLA